GGTTTGAGAGGGTCTTTTCTGGTGCTGTCGTACATTGTCgattggtgatggtgtttctAAGTGATTCACTGGCCTTGCACTGTCAACCAGCGTTTTTTTCTTGCCATATAATTCtcttcctttcttcttcccgCCTTCCTTTCCTCAGGTAGACAATAACCCTCCTATCTCAAACGTTTACCATCCGTCgctccttcctcctcctcaaccctcTCGCTTCACCTTCTTCACGTTCACACACGCCAGTCTATCTATACAATATTCTCCAACCATGAGAAGCCCTCTTTTGCTCGTCACGCTCCTTGCGACAAGCTTCGCTACTGCCCTCGTCGCGCCTGCTGGCAAGGTTCCGGTGGGCAAGGTTCCTGCTGGCTTCTCTCTCGAGGCGAGCACGCGCAGTGGCTCCAAGCCCAGCTTTGTCAAGGCGCTCGTGGCTGCAAAGGAGAAATGGGGCGGTGGTGTTCCGCGAGAGACCCTGGAggccttttctcttcttgagGACGGTAAGATGATGTGATGTATCGACGTGAAATAGAGTGCTGATGGCGTGCAGATGGCCAGGTGAACGTGGAGCCTCTCGAGAACGACGCCATCTACATCGCCGACGTCAAGATTGGAAACCCTCCCCAGACGGTCAAGATTGCCATCGACACTGGATCTGCTGATTTGTAAGAAGCCCACGTTTATTGTACTGGTGCTCTGCTGACTGTTTAGCTGGGTGCAATCCTCCGACACCATCTATCGATTCAACCCCGAGGGTCCCTGGGCTCCTCAGTACAAGCCCAACATGTCCAGGACCTCTCGTCGCCTCCGCGATGCGATGTGGGATGTTTCCTATGGTGAGTTGACATACTCACCAATATCTGGTCAAATCTCTAACTCGTGGTTTTAGTCGACGGTTCTCATGCTCACGGCAGTGTCTATCTCGATACGGTCCGCATGGGCGGCTTCGAACTCAAGGACGCAGCCATCCAGTCAGCGCACATCGTCGCCATGCGGTTTGAGACTCGCACCGAGATCACGGGCATCATGGGCCTCGCCAAGAACCTCTCCAGCAACGTCAGCCCCCAGACTCCCTCTCTGCTCGATACGCTGCGTCCCCATCTCGACAGCCCAGTCTTCACCGCTGATCTGCGTCGCAACGCCACGGGCCGCTTCGATTTCGGTCGTATCGACGAGAGCCGGATGAAGGACAACATCACGTGGGTCAACACGCGCGAGGACAGTCCTCACTGGGACGTCACCTTTGACATGACAGCCTGGAACGGTCAGCGTCGTGTCTGGTTCGCCCACACGTTCGAGGCCACCGTCGACACGGGCACCTCGCTGCTGTTCATGCCCCCTTCCCTTGCCGCTCTGTACTGGTACGACGTGCCAGGCATGCGCGTCGACCCTCGCCTCGACAACTCCTTTACCTTTCCCTGCCAGTTTGCCGACGGTCTGCCAGACCTGATGTTCAAGATACCCGGCACAGAGCACATCTTGACCATTCCCGGGTCGTACCTCAACTACGGACCTGTTAAGGACGATCCAGAGTACTGCTGGGGAGGCATGCAGAGCGCCGATGCTATTGGCGGCGTCACCATCTTTGGTGACGTGGTGCTCAAGGCGCTGTACGTGGCTTTCGACCTGGAGAACAACAAGGTTGGGTTTGCCAACAAGCATCTcgacgatgtcgacgagTGACATTTGATGGCACATATTCTTAAGGAGGGCATGCGTGGGACCTAATTCTGCTAATTATGACCAAGTGTGGTACAAGTCAGCTATTGTAATGGTACATTTCGATATGACGCAGCAAGCTAAGGTTAGCAACTGAATTCAAATCGAGACACTTAATCTTGACAAGGACGTGAACAATGTGTGAGGAATCAAGCATGTATTACCCGCCTAGGTGGAATAATCAAGGTAGACACAAACCTGGTGATGCCTCGATTGACATATAAACTCCAACATGGTGATGCACTTGCCATCACTCCAAGTGTCGATCAACAAGACACTCACATGATACCGCCTATCCAGATGCACCCTCGTCCAAACGATTGAATCCCTCCCCTCCCGTATCCTCCCATGCAGCGAACCCTAGCCGAAATATATGTCCTAACCTCGTCGAGTGAGCAACAGCCAGATGTGGTGCGTGCGACCGAGAGCGAGAGGATGAGTGATGTAGTCAAAAATGTTGCGATGCTGCCTCTATAAAACGCCGGGAATCTTTCGTAGCGAACGACATAAAAGGGGGCCCGAGGGAGGGCGCGCCTGGGATCATTTGATTCCCCTCAGTCCCCGGAAACTCCAACAACCAGTATACATGACAAACAGCCGTGGGCATGAACGTTGGTGATGCGCCCAGGCCTGATTCGTGAACATCCAAAAATTACAATGCGAAGCTAACCCCGGTCGCGGAGGTGCCATCGAGCCGGTCTTGAGACAAGTGAGCGGTTTCGATGGCCTTCTCCGCACATGATGCTCGTGTGAGATGAGATCCACCGCGGCAGGGGGTGCTTTGGTCTCCTGAGACTTGACTGGGCCTTGTGAGAAGATTAAAATGGCCTATAGTCGAATGTCGTCCTTATGCTCTCTATTCATGGTCTCCGTCTTGAAAGTCAATCTTCTCGTCAGCGGGGCCCGTCTCGCAAGTCAGCGTGGGTGACGACATAGTATTCACCTTCACTGGCACCCGGGGTCGGGGGCATGTTGCCCGAGGACGGGGCCTGCTGGGTGGCGCGGGCGGTGCCTGGTCGTGAACGGGCCTTGGCGTCATCCTTGGAAGCGTCTTCGGCCTGAAGGTTCTGGTTGTGCTGCtgctcgtcgtcggcggcgCCCTTGTTGGCGACCTGGGGCAGAGGGGGTCGCGATCCGCCCGGAGCGGAGCGGCGGAGGCGGTCCTCCATCTCACGGATACGAGCCTCAAGCGAGGCAAGCTCCTCCGTGTTCTTGTCGACAGTTTGCTTCCTGTAGATACGAGGTTAGGCATCGGCGCCCTGGTCAAGGAGTTGAAAGTGGTAGACCAACTTGTCGTGGACTTGCTGGTCCAGGTCGCTCAGTGAGTTTTCGATGCGAAAAATGTCCATCAGCTCCGCTGAGAAGGAACGGGCGATGGTTCTGTCGAGGATGTAACGGTTAGCTCTGCGCGCGCGCCACTGACGAGTGCATCGACGGCATCGTTTCAACCGTCAATGGGGAGGCATAAAGGGGAGACGGACGATTGAGGGCGACGGCCGTTGGGCTGCCAGTCGCGGTCGAGCTCCTCATCGGTGAGAGTCATGGCGGGCGATTAGAATATGGAGGATATAATGCGAACGAAGAGATATGAGGGTATCACGGAAGGAATTAAGAAGATGTtggatgatgaaggagagatgagagatggagggagggagggaggaggtTTGAAAGAAAGTAGAGGTGAAAGAAAGGTCGGCAGGTTCCCCCCGAAACAACTTACTTTGTACCTTCCCAAGGCCGTACCGCATCCCCGACTCAAGTTCCAAGGGACGGGTAGTACCTTGGAGCTAGCGACTGGCGCATCTCCCTCGGCAGGCTCCCCCCACCTACCGCCCAGGGGACAGCTCCTAGACCCCTCCACTCCCTAGCGGTTAATGGTTAATGGTTCAGAGGGACTGCCCAGCGGGGCTTAGGGCAGCAGGTCCCCTGGAATTAGCGACCTGCCTTCAGGGGGTGTGCGGTCAATGCATGGAGGGTGTGAATGTTTTGTTTGGCAGATGGGAAAAGGAGACGAGAATGATCATCAGCAAAGACATCGATCGAGTAGACACTACGAAGTTGAGTTACATGGTTGTTAGATGAACACGATAGACTTGTGTCCAAGTGACAGGTCCTCGGGGATCCAAGTGTCAGCACGAGAAAAAAGGGCCCAAGACATGGCGTCTCCTTTGTCTGGGTAACCATAACCCATCTAATTAATGGACAAAGGATAACGAGGAGGGCGCATCATGCAAGCACCTCACAGTCTCGTCATGCCAACAGCCGCACGCTATCGCAGATGACAAGTCGACCTCTATGTGTCTTCCAGGCCCCAATTGGCTCTCGGACACGAGATTGGCTGGTTATTGAACTATGCCCCTTGCCTTGGGTCTATTGAGAAAGTGGTAAAATGAGAGCCGAGATAGCATTTAGAGAAGGGAGTGTTGACACg
This region of Fusarium falciforme chromosome 5, complete sequence genomic DNA includes:
- a CDS encoding Peptidase A1 domain-containing protein, with the protein product MRSPLLLVTLLATSFATALVAPAGKVPVGKVPAGFSLEASTRSGSKPSFVKALVAAKEKWGGGVPRETLEAFSLLEDDGQVNVEPLENDAIYIADVKIGNPPQTVKIAIDTGSADFWVQSSDTIYRFNPEGPWAPQYKPNMSRTSRRLRDAMWDVSYVDGSHAHGSVYLDTVRMGGFELKDAAIQSAHIVAMRFETRTEITGIMGLAKNLSSNVSPQTPSLLDTLRPHLDSPVFTADLRRNATGRFDFGRIDESRMKDNITWVNTREDSPHWDVTFDMTAWNGQRRVWFAHTFEATVDTGTSLLFMPPSLAALYWYDVPGMRVDPRLDNSFTFPCQFADGLPDLMFKIPGTEHILTIPGSYLNYGPVKDDPEYCWGGMQSADAIGGVTIFGDVVLKALYVAFDLENNKVGFANKHLDDVDE